A DNA window from Niabella yanshanensis contains the following coding sequences:
- a CDS encoding phosphoketolase family protein: protein MSSDTQKVSPEELEKIDAYWRAANYLSVGQIYLRDNPLLRDPLKLEHVKQVLLGHWGTTPGQNFIYAHLNRIINQYDLDMIYISGPGHGGPALVGNTYLEGTYSEIYPEITLDAEGLKRLFKQFSFPGGIPSHVSPECPGSMHEGGELGYSLSHAFGAAFDNPDLMVACIIGDGEAETGPLATAWHSNKFLHPAKDGVVLPILHLNGYKIANPTIFARIGKEEMDNLMKGYGWKPFWVDGEDPAYMHQRMATVLDEVIAEIKTIKEAAVNNEQFGRPTWPMIILKSPKGWTGPKEVDGLKVEGSFRAHQVPLSDPAHNPEHLAQLEKWLQSYKPEELFDEKGKLLAEWQELAPKGDRRMGANPHTNGGALMRDLRMPDFRTYALDINMRSMPGPGDTKVLGGFIRDIIKLNMHNFRVFGPDETLSNRLNKVFEATGRQWIADTFEEDEFLKKEGRVLEVLSEHQCEGWLEGYVLTGRHGLFNCYEAFIHIIDSMFNQHAKWLKMTSEISWRKKLPSLNILLASHVWRQDHNGFTHQDPGFIDHVVNKKASVVRVYLPPDANCLLSTMDHCLKSRHYVNVVIAGKHTSPQWLNMNEAITHCTKGIGIWPWASNDEGIEPDVVMACAGDVPTLETLAAVSILRNKLPDLKIRVINIVDLMRLQPASEHPHGLSDIDFDVLFTKNKPVIFAFHGYPWLIHRLTYRRTNHHNIHVRGYKEEGTITTPFDMTVLNQMDRFSLVQDVLNRLPQLGERTAYIKEDMKNKHIEHKNYIRKHGIDMEEVRNWKWELS from the coding sequence ATGTCCTCTGACACTCAAAAAGTAAGTCCCGAAGAACTGGAAAAAATTGACGCCTACTGGCGCGCTGCCAACTATCTTTCGGTGGGCCAGATCTACCTGAGAGATAACCCCCTGCTGCGGGATCCACTCAAACTCGAACATGTAAAACAGGTATTATTGGGACATTGGGGAACTACTCCCGGGCAAAATTTTATCTATGCCCACCTCAACCGTATCATCAACCAGTACGACCTGGACATGATCTACATCTCCGGGCCGGGCCATGGCGGTCCAGCGCTGGTTGGAAATACTTATCTTGAGGGCACTTACAGTGAGATCTATCCCGAAATTACACTGGATGCCGAAGGACTTAAAAGACTTTTCAAACAATTCTCGTTCCCCGGTGGCATACCCAGCCACGTATCGCCCGAATGCCCGGGCTCCATGCATGAGGGAGGCGAATTGGGTTATTCGCTAAGCCACGCTTTTGGCGCTGCATTTGACAACCCCGATTTAATGGTGGCTTGCATAATAGGGGATGGTGAGGCTGAAACAGGTCCGCTTGCTACGGCATGGCATTCCAATAAATTTTTGCATCCCGCAAAAGATGGCGTGGTTTTGCCTATCCTTCATTTAAACGGCTATAAAATTGCCAATCCCACCATTTTTGCGAGGATAGGAAAAGAAGAAATGGATAACCTGATGAAAGGTTATGGCTGGAAACCATTTTGGGTGGATGGCGAAGACCCTGCATATATGCACCAGCGCATGGCAACCGTGCTGGATGAAGTGATCGCTGAAATTAAAACCATCAAAGAAGCCGCCGTTAATAATGAACAGTTCGGTCGTCCCACCTGGCCCATGATCATTCTTAAATCACCCAAAGGCTGGACGGGGCCTAAAGAAGTGGACGGGCTAAAAGTAGAAGGCAGCTTCAGGGCGCACCAGGTACCGCTTTCAGATCCTGCTCATAATCCTGAACATCTGGCACAGCTGGAGAAATGGCTGCAGAGCTATAAACCGGAAGAGCTGTTTGATGAAAAAGGGAAACTGCTTGCCGAATGGCAGGAGCTTGCTCCTAAAGGCGACAGGCGGATGGGCGCCAACCCGCATACCAATGGCGGTGCATTAATGCGGGACCTGCGTATGCCTGACTTCAGAACCTATGCCTTGGATATAAATATGCGCAGCATGCCGGGCCCGGGAGATACAAAAGTATTAGGAGGTTTTATAAGAGATATCATTAAGCTGAACATGCATAATTTCAGGGTATTCGGTCCTGATGAAACATTATCTAACCGGCTGAATAAAGTATTCGAAGCAACAGGGAGGCAATGGATAGCTGATACTTTTGAAGAGGATGAGTTTCTGAAGAAGGAAGGCCGCGTATTAGAAGTTTTAAGCGAGCACCAGTGCGAAGGATGGCTGGAAGGCTATGTACTTACGGGAAGGCATGGACTGTTTAATTGTTACGAAGCATTTATACACATTATTGACAGCATGTTTAACCAGCATGCCAAATGGTTAAAGATGACTTCTGAAATCAGCTGGAGAAAAAAGCTACCGTCACTCAACATTCTTTTAGCCTCGCATGTATGGAGGCAGGATCATAATGGTTTTACTCACCAGGATCCGGGCTTTATCGATCATGTGGTTAATAAAAAAGCTTCTGTAGTAAGAGTATACCTGCCACCCGATGCCAACTGCCTATTATCAACAATGGATCATTGCCTGAAGAGCAGGCACTATGTAAACGTGGTTATTGCGGGGAAACATACATCGCCGCAATGGCTAAATATGAACGAGGCCATTACACATTGCACCAAGGGTATTGGCATATGGCCATGGGCCAGTAATGACGAAGGCATAGAGCCGGATGTAGTCATGGCCTGTGCCGGCGATGTACCCACTTTGGAAACCCTTGCCGCGGTATCTATCCTGAGAAACAAATTACCGGATCTGAAAATACGCGTGATCAACATAGTAGACCTGATGCGCCTGCAGCCTGCATCTGAACACCCGCATGGATTAAGTGATATTGACTTCGATGTACTCTTCACTAAAAACAAGCCGGTTATCTTCGCCTTTCACGGTTATCCCTGGCTCATACACAGGCTTACTTACAGGCGCACCAATCATCATAATATACATGTAAGAGGATATAAGGAAGAAGGTACTATCACCACTCCTTTTGATATGACCGTGCTGAATCAAATGGATCGTTTCAGCCTGGTACAGGATGTGTTGAACCGGTTACCACAACTGGGAGAAAGAACCGCCTATATAAAAGAAGATATGAAAAATAAACATATCGAACATAAAAACTACATCAGAAAACATGGTATAGATATGGAGGAAGTACGCAACTGGAAATGGGAACTTTCTTAA
- a CDS encoding LacI family DNA-binding transcriptional regulator: MKFEAATIKDIAKALGLSTSTVSRALRDSHEISEATKKKIRDYAVEINYRPNPVALSLKEKRTLSIGVVVSEIANTFFSQVINGIESIAYKNGYNVIITQSRESLEREQMILDYLTSRSIDGLIISISSETNDFTSLKQLHEKRLPIVFFDRVVEEINTHKVITDNLQGVYQATQHLIQNKFKRIAIIASNPNLAITRERLAGYLQALADHKITVDHSLIRYCSHGGSDVEEVEIAVKDLLKLKKKPDALVLLADKITTETFSILKREKIKVPGEMGVIGFNNSKYTSLFAPALSVIRQPAFEMGEKAATLLLNLIESKRAVTDFKLESLAPEIIIRESSQNSR, encoded by the coding sequence ATGAAGTTTGAAGCTGCTACTATAAAGGATATTGCCAAGGCTTTGGGACTGTCTACTTCGACTGTGTCGCGTGCATTGCGGGACAGCCACGAAATTAGCGAGGCTACCAAAAAGAAGATCAGGGATTATGCTGTTGAAATTAATTATCGCCCTAACCCTGTTGCTTTAAGTTTAAAGGAGAAAAGGACATTATCTATTGGCGTGGTAGTATCCGAAATTGCCAATACTTTTTTCAGCCAGGTGATTAACGGTATTGAATCCATTGCCTATAAAAACGGGTATAATGTGATCATCACCCAAAGCAGGGAATCGCTGGAACGGGAACAGATGATCCTGGACTATCTCACATCCCGGTCGATTGATGGTTTGATCATTTCCATTTCATCAGAAACCAATGATTTCACCAGCTTAAAGCAACTCCATGAAAAAAGATTGCCTATTGTCTTTTTTGACCGGGTAGTAGAAGAAATCAATACCCACAAGGTTATTACAGATAATTTACAGGGGGTGTACCAGGCCACGCAGCATCTTATTCAAAATAAATTCAAGCGGATTGCTATTATTGCCAGCAATCCCAACCTGGCAATTACCAGGGAACGCCTTGCGGGCTACCTCCAGGCTTTGGCAGATCATAAAATCACAGTGGACCATTCGCTGATCCGTTATTGTTCGCATGGGGGATCGGATGTGGAAGAAGTGGAAATTGCGGTGAAAGACTTATTAAAACTGAAAAAAAAGCCGGATGCCCTGGTTTTATTGGCAGATAAGATCACTACAGAGACTTTCAGCATTTTGAAAAGAGAAAAGATCAAGGTGCCGGGGGAAATGGGTGTGATCGGGTTTAATAATTCCAAGTATACCTCACTTTTCGCCCCTGCGCTTTCCGTAATCCGGCAGCCGGCATTTGAAATGGGAGAAAAAGCCGCTACTTTATTGCTGAACCTCATTGAAAGCAAGCGTGCCGTGACCGATTTCAAACTGGAAAGCCTGGCCCCGGAGATCATCATCAGGGAGAGTAGCCAAAATAGCCGTTAG
- a CDS encoding YceI family protein, which translates to MKKIKLAALFLLGLGINVFAQDSYKLVESKTKNMVTGTSTLHDWRCIAEKQSGTAVIKTGDVLEIKSLTARIAARSLKSIKENGKYYDDAMDKNAYKALEADKHPEIVYILTGVSNIKTTGATSTFSATGTLTIAGKTNKVTFPVKAVVNGNNITFTATVKFKLTAFGITPPKALMGTIKTGDDVAVVLNSTFAK; encoded by the coding sequence ATGAAAAAGATAAAATTAGCAGCACTGTTTCTATTAGGTTTAGGTATAAATGTCTTTGCACAGGACAGTTACAAACTGGTAGAAAGCAAAACCAAAAACATGGTAACCGGCACCTCTACACTGCACGACTGGCGATGCATAGCAGAAAAACAATCCGGTACTGCTGTCATCAAAACCGGTGATGTTCTTGAAATAAAATCATTAACAGCCCGTATAGCAGCCAGGTCTTTGAAGAGTATAAAAGAGAATGGCAAATACTATGACGATGCCATGGATAAGAATGCCTATAAAGCATTGGAAGCTGATAAACATCCCGAGATCGTTTATATATTAACGGGGGTATCCAATATTAAAACGACGGGCGCTACTTCTACCTTTTCTGCTACAGGCACCTTAACCATAGCCGGCAAAACGAACAAGGTAACCTTCCCGGTGAAAGCGGTAGTGAATGGTAATAATATAACATTTACAGCCACTGTCAAATTTAAATTGACTGCTTTCGGCATTACCCCTCCCAAAGCGCTGATGGGTACTATCAAGACAGGTGATGATGTAGCCGTAGTGTTGAACTCAACCTTTGCCAAATAA
- a CDS encoding efflux RND transporter periplasmic adaptor subunit, whose protein sequence is MKRIVIIYALCALIYQTSCKSHAEEKTADIQYIVTNPLQIDTALNKDYVSQIRSVRNIEVRAQSRGFLQKIYVDEGQYVKAGQLLFKIMPQVYEAELMKARAEASAATIELQNAKTLANQNIVSKSEQALAQAKLEQARAETRLAQAHLSFTEIRAPFSGIIDRIPLKQGSLIDEGALLTSLSDNSQVFAYFNVGEPEYLNYRKNLQKNAQQNVDLVLANGDAFGVPGKVETIESEFDSETGNIAFRARFANPDGLLRNGETGKVRMTVPLKNAVVIPQKATYELQDRKYVFVVDNKHMVRARMINVGAELPDLYIVSNGLAPDDKILLEGVQTVKEDQKIEYRYEQPRQVMNGLHLKAE, encoded by the coding sequence ATGAAACGGATAGTAATCATTTATGCGTTATGCGCATTGATATACCAAACAAGCTGTAAATCACATGCCGAAGAAAAGACGGCAGATATTCAATACATTGTTACCAACCCTTTACAAATAGATACCGCTCTTAATAAAGATTATGTTTCACAGATACGTTCGGTACGCAATATTGAAGTAAGAGCACAGAGCAGGGGCTTCCTGCAAAAGATATACGTAGATGAAGGACAATATGTGAAGGCCGGACAACTATTATTTAAGATTATGCCACAGGTGTATGAAGCTGAGTTGATGAAGGCCAGGGCGGAAGCCAGTGCGGCCACCATCGAGCTGCAGAATGCTAAAACACTGGCCAATCAGAATATTGTTTCCAAAAGCGAGCAGGCGCTGGCCCAGGCCAAGCTGGAGCAGGCCCGTGCTGAAACCAGGCTGGCCCAGGCTCATTTATCATTTACAGAAATACGCGCACCCTTCAGCGGTATAATAGATCGTATCCCTTTGAAGCAGGGAAGTTTGATCGACGAGGGAGCCTTACTCACCAGCTTATCTGATAACAGCCAGGTATTTGCTTATTTCAATGTAGGCGAGCCCGAGTACCTGAATTACCGGAAGAACCTGCAGAAAAATGCACAACAAAATGTTGACCTTGTACTGGCTAATGGTGATGCTTTTGGCGTTCCGGGAAAAGTAGAAACCATCGAAAGTGAGTTCGATAGTGAAACAGGTAATATCGCTTTCAGGGCCCGGTTTGCCAACCCTGACGGACTGCTCAGAAATGGGGAGACCGGAAAAGTAAGGATGACCGTACCGCTTAAAAACGCAGTGGTCATTCCTCAAAAAGCCACCTATGAGTTGCAGGACCGGAAATATGTTTTTGTGGTAGATAATAAACACATGGTAAGAGCCCGCATGATCAATGTAGGTGCCGAATTACCCGATCTGTACATCGTGAGCAATGGTCTTGCTCCAGATGACAAAATATTGCTGGAAGGTGTTCAAACCGTAAAAGAAGACCAGAAAATAGAATACCGTTATGAGCAGCCCCGCCAGGTAATGAATGGCCTTCATCTTAAAGCAGAGTAA
- a CDS encoding TolC family protein: MKIRNIFATLGMIGACIMYAGCHIPQVAQKQENKEVPETYAVSQDTSNTGLVKWRDFFTDPNLAVLIDTALKNNQELNITLQEIEIARNEVRAKKGELLPSVGYRAGIGIDKAGRYTSQGAGDASTEMTPGKKVPDYLGDFIVGINANWEVDIWNKLHNAKDAEVGRYLSTIEGKNFVLSNLIAEIANSYYELVSLDYQLDIVKQNIALQKNALEIVKVQKQAARATELAVQKFEAEVKSTQSREFEIRQGIKETENRINFLLARYPQPIARKEAGFMDLPLAAVSSGVPSQLLANRPDIRQAELELAASKLDVKVARAQFYPSFDISAMIGFNAFNPSYLVKFPESLITSLVGDLAGPLINKNAIKAQYLTANAKQLQAVYNYERSILSGYIEVANQLSNISNLQQTFDQKQEQVKMLNKSVEVSNALYKAARADYLEVLTTQRDVLEARLELAETKKNQLGAVVNIYKDLGGGWR; this comes from the coding sequence ATGAAAATTCGTAACATATTTGCTACATTAGGAATGATTGGCGCCTGCATAATGTATGCAGGCTGCCATATTCCACAGGTGGCTCAAAAGCAGGAAAATAAAGAAGTGCCGGAAACTTATGCGGTTAGCCAGGATACATCTAATACAGGGTTAGTAAAATGGCGCGACTTTTTTACTGATCCTAACCTGGCGGTTTTAATAGATACCGCCTTAAAAAATAACCAGGAGCTGAATATTACGTTGCAGGAAATAGAAATAGCGCGTAATGAGGTTCGGGCCAAAAAAGGAGAATTGTTGCCAAGTGTTGGGTATCGGGCGGGTATTGGTATAGACAAGGCCGGGCGATATACCAGTCAGGGCGCGGGCGATGCATCTACCGAAATGACACCCGGTAAAAAAGTGCCTGATTACCTTGGTGATTTTATCGTAGGTATCAACGCCAATTGGGAGGTAGATATCTGGAATAAATTACATAATGCGAAAGATGCGGAAGTAGGCCGTTACCTGTCTACTATTGAAGGGAAGAATTTTGTGCTATCCAACCTTATAGCAGAAATAGCTAATTCGTATTACGAATTAGTATCGCTCGACTATCAGCTGGATATTGTAAAACAGAATATTGCCTTGCAAAAAAATGCCCTGGAGATTGTAAAAGTACAGAAGCAGGCTGCAAGGGCAACGGAGTTGGCGGTACAAAAATTTGAAGCGGAAGTAAAAAGTACCCAAAGCAGGGAGTTCGAGATACGACAGGGTATTAAGGAAACAGAGAACCGGATCAACTTTTTGCTGGCAAGATATCCGCAACCTATAGCCAGGAAGGAAGCTGGTTTTATGGATTTGCCATTGGCTGCTGTCAGTTCGGGCGTGCCATCGCAGTTGCTGGCGAACCGCCCTGATATCCGGCAGGCCGAGCTGGAACTGGCGGCTTCCAAACTGGACGTAAAAGTAGCAAGGGCACAATTCTATCCATCCTTTGATATATCGGCAATGATCGGGTTCAACGCTTTTAATCCCAGCTACCTGGTTAAATTCCCCGAGTCATTGATCACCTCCCTGGTCGGCGACCTGGCAGGCCCTTTAATTAATAAGAATGCTATCAAAGCGCAGTATCTTACCGCCAATGCAAAACAGCTGCAGGCGGTATATAATTACGAGCGTTCCATTTTGAGTGGGTATATAGAGGTAGCCAATCAGCTGTCGAATATCAGCAACCTGCAGCAAACATTCGATCAAAAACAAGAACAGGTAAAGATGTTAAATAAATCGGTTGAGGTATCCAATGCATTGTATAAAGCAGCAAGAGCTGATTATTTGGAAGTGCTGACTACACAGCGTGATGTATTGGAAGCCCGGTTAGAGCTGGCAGAGACAAAGAAAAACCAGCTGGGTGCGGTGGTAAATATATACAAGGATTTAGGGGGCGGTTGGAGATAA
- a CDS encoding efflux RND transporter permease subunit, whose amino-acid sequence MFGKFIKRPVLSIVISLIIVFLGVLALTHLPVTQFPSVSPPKVNITAEYPGANNELLIKSVVIPLERALNGVPGMKYIASDAGNDGEAVIQVIFNLGTDPNQASLNVQNRVAAVTNKLPPLVIREGVKISREESNMLMYINLYTKDTSMGENFLFNYADINVLSELKRVDGVGYADILGNREYAMRIWLKPDRMLAYKISAEEIMKSLNEQSLEASPGKTGESSGKRSQSFEYVLKYPGRYSTKDGYENIVVRASSDGELLRLKDVADIEFGSSMYDLYSYLNGKPSAAIVLKQSYGSNASQVIADVKEKMKELKENFPKGMDYEISYDVSKFLDASIEKVIHTLVEAFILVGIVVFIFLGDWRSTLIPIIAVPVSLVGTFVFMQFFGITLNLITLFALVLAIGVVVDDAIVVIEAVHAKVEKSNISPLKATQQAMKEISGAIVAITFLMASVFIPVAFMSGPVGIFYRQFSITMATGIILSGIVALTLTPALCAIMLKNHHGKLKKKSRVDQFIDAFNKRFDLLSNRYMRLLNRVVGRRMITFGLLIAFCAGTWLLSGSVPSGFIPNEDQGMIYAIIQTPPGSSLERTNEISERLERIAEEVEGVKSVSALAGYEILTEGTGANSGTCLINLKDWTDRKESAQEIIEQLEEKAKSIPGAAIEFFQPPAVPGYGAAGGFELRLLDKAGSGDYKKMEMVSHDFVKELNKRKELASVFTFYSASFPQYMLRVDNDLAQQKGVTIDNAMSTLSTLIGSNYETSFIKFDRQYKVIVQALPQYRALPDDILKLYVKNDHDEMVPFSAFMKMEKVYGLSEITRHNMYNASEISGSAAPGYSSGEAINVINEVAKKTLPRGYGIDWAGISKDEVSRGNEAIYIFLICLGFVYLILSAQYESFILPLSVILSLPAGIFGAFLFLKLFGLENNIYAQISMVMLIGLLGKNAVLIVEFAAQQHSTGMTVLKSAMQGAKVRFRPILMTSFAFIAGLIPLVFASGPGKIGNRTIGSAAAGGMLFGTVFGVIVIPGLYYIFGTIAAKRKLIKIEDENPLSEDLTH is encoded by the coding sequence ATGTTTGGTAAATTTATAAAACGACCGGTTTTATCGATCGTCATATCCCTCATTATCGTATTCCTGGGGGTGCTGGCATTAACACATCTGCCGGTAACACAGTTTCCTTCGGTATCTCCTCCCAAGGTAAATATCACGGCGGAGTATCCAGGGGCTAATAACGAACTTTTAATTAAATCAGTAGTCATTCCGCTGGAGCGTGCACTTAATGGTGTGCCGGGTATGAAATATATAGCGTCGGACGCCGGTAACGACGGAGAGGCCGTAATACAGGTGATATTTAACCTGGGTACCGATCCTAACCAGGCTTCCCTAAACGTTCAGAATCGGGTTGCCGCTGTAACCAACAAGCTGCCGCCACTGGTAATACGTGAAGGTGTAAAGATCAGCCGGGAAGAGTCGAACATGCTGATGTATATCAACCTGTATACAAAGGATACTTCCATGGGAGAGAATTTCCTGTTCAACTATGCCGATATCAATGTGCTGTCGGAGTTAAAACGCGTAGATGGCGTAGGTTATGCAGATATATTGGGTAACCGTGAATACGCAATGCGTATTTGGCTGAAGCCAGACAGGATGCTTGCCTATAAAATATCTGCCGAAGAAATTATGAAGTCATTAAACGAGCAGAGCCTGGAAGCTTCTCCGGGTAAAACGGGTGAGAGTTCCGGTAAAAGATCTCAATCGTTTGAATATGTGTTAAAGTACCCGGGCCGCTATAGTACAAAGGATGGTTACGAAAACATAGTCGTAAGAGCAAGTTCTGATGGTGAATTGCTGCGGTTAAAAGATGTGGCGGATATTGAATTTGGAAGCTCCATGTATGACCTCTACTCCTACCTGAATGGTAAACCTTCGGCAGCTATTGTATTAAAGCAGTCTTATGGCAGTAATGCAAGCCAGGTAATAGCGGATGTAAAGGAAAAGATGAAGGAATTGAAAGAGAATTTTCCCAAAGGCATGGATTATGAGATCAGCTACGATGTGTCTAAATTTTTAGATGCTTCCATTGAAAAAGTTATTCATACTCTCGTCGAGGCTTTTATCCTGGTAGGCATCGTGGTGTTTATTTTCCTGGGAGATTGGCGGTCTACTCTCATTCCGATTATTGCAGTACCGGTATCGCTGGTAGGAACATTTGTATTTATGCAGTTCTTTGGCATCACTTTAAACCTCATCACCTTGTTTGCTCTGGTGCTGGCTATTGGGGTAGTGGTAGATGATGCCATTGTAGTAATTGAAGCGGTGCACGCCAAAGTGGAGAAAAGCAATATTTCTCCATTAAAAGCTACACAGCAGGCGATGAAAGAGATAAGCGGCGCTATCGTCGCCATCACCTTCTTAATGGCTTCTGTGTTTATACCTGTGGCATTTATGTCGGGTCCGGTAGGCATCTTCTACCGGCAGTTTTCTATTACTATGGCTACAGGTATTATCCTGTCAGGTATTGTAGCCTTAACCTTAACACCGGCGTTATGTGCCATTATGTTGAAAAACCATCATGGCAAGCTCAAAAAGAAATCACGGGTAGATCAGTTTATTGATGCCTTTAATAAACGCTTCGATCTTTTATCGAACCGCTACATGAGATTGCTCAATCGTGTAGTGGGCAGGCGCATGATCACTTTTGGCTTGCTGATCGCTTTTTGTGCAGGTACCTGGTTATTAAGTGGAAGTGTTCCTTCCGGCTTTATACCCAATGAAGACCAGGGGATGATCTATGCGATTATACAAACGCCACCTGGCTCTTCACTGGAACGGACTAATGAAATATCCGAGCGGCTGGAACGCATTGCTGAAGAGGTGGAAGGTGTGAAATCAGTTTCGGCCCTCGCGGGGTACGAAATATTGACAGAAGGTACAGGCGCTAATTCGGGTACCTGTTTGATCAATTTGAAAGACTGGACGGACAGGAAGGAATCTGCCCAGGAAATTATTGAGCAGTTGGAAGAAAAAGCTAAAAGCATTCCGGGTGCGGCTATCGAATTTTTCCAGCCACCGGCTGTGCCGGGTTACGGTGCTGCAGGCGGTTTTGAATTGCGCTTGCTGGACAAGGCAGGTAGCGGTGATTACAAGAAGATGGAGATGGTTAGCCATGATTTTGTAAAAGAGCTTAATAAGCGCAAGGAGCTGGCATCGGTATTTACTTTCTATAGTGCCAGCTTCCCGCAATATATGTTGCGGGTAGATAATGACCTGGCACAACAGAAAGGAGTGACGATCGATAATGCCATGAGCACTTTGTCTACACTGATAGGAAGTAATTATGAAACCAGTTTTATTAAGTTCGACAGGCAGTATAAAGTGATTGTGCAAGCCTTGCCGCAATATCGCGCATTACCCGATGATATATTGAAGCTCTATGTAAAAAATGACCACGATGAAATGGTTCCTTTCTCGGCTTTTATGAAAATGGAAAAAGTATATGGCCTTTCAGAAATCACGCGTCATAACATGTATAATGCTTCAGAGATCAGTGGCTCCGCTGCACCGGGCTATAGTAGTGGAGAAGCGATCAACGTTATCAACGAAGTGGCTAAAAAAACATTGCCAAGGGGCTATGGCATTGACTGGGCGGGTATCTCCAAGGACGAGGTTTCCCGGGGCAATGAAGCTATATATATCTTCCTGATATGTTTGGGTTTTGTGTATCTCATACTTTCTGCCCAGTACGAAAGTTTCATTTTGCCGCTTTCGGTGATCCTTTCTTTGCCGGCCGGTATCTTTGGCGCTTTTCTTTTCCTGAAACTATTTGGGTTGGAGAATAATATTTATGCGCAAATATCCATGGTAATGCTGATAGGATTGTTGGGTAAAAATGCGGTGCTGATAGTAGAATTTGCCGCCCAGCAGCATAGCACCGGTATGACGGTTTTAAAATCGGCCATGCAGGGCGCCAAAGTAAGGTTCCGCCCTATTTTAATGACCTCCTTTGCCTTTATTGCCGGGTTGATCCCGCTCGTGTTTGCAAGTGGTCCGGGTAAGATCGGTAACCGGACTATCGGGTCAGCAGCAGCCGGAGGTATGCTTTTCGGAACTGTGTTCGGGGTAATTGTTATACCCGGATTGTATTACATTTTCGGGACTATTGCCGCCAAAAGAAAGCTGATCAAAATCGAAGACGAAAATCCCTTATCGGAAGACCTGACTCACTAG
- a CDS encoding HPF/RaiA family ribosome-associated protein yields MIIQINADNNLTVSTEYREKIEGLVLAEVDRFIEHLTRIEVYLSDQNSHKDNGADKRCNIEARLKGKQPIAVSDDGETYDLAINGAAGKLSTSLETIVGKMKTH; encoded by the coding sequence ATGATCATTCAAATTAACGCAGACAATAACTTAACCGTAAGTACCGAATACCGGGAGAAAATAGAAGGTTTGGTATTAGCAGAAGTGGATCGTTTTATAGAACATTTAACCCGTATTGAAGTTTATCTTTCCGATCAGAATTCGCATAAAGATAACGGCGCAGATAAACGTTGTAATATCGAAGCAAGATTAAAAGGAAAACAACCTATTGCTGTTTCAGATGATGGCGAAACCTACGATCTTGCCATTAATGGCGCTGCAGGCAAGTTGTCCACTTCACTGGAGACCATCGTAGGAAAAATGAAGACTCATTAA